In Egicoccus sp. AB-alg2, one genomic interval encodes:
- a CDS encoding glycosyltransferase, producing the protein MPEKDMPSMHVVIAATSANTIAAFLLPYIRWHRRRGHYVTTVAGAGLIPPGALESDSHLPIHLNRSPKSALRGGMHLFCELRRVSKPADLVVTHTPIVSALLRLAVRSLPARERPKVIYIAHGFHFHTNGRPVANLIFKLIEGTWSRFTDAVVTINREDYHLATTSRLFARERVHYMPGIGISVADYSNVARDRSSAFARSLSVNQDASLVGVIGNFDPGKRQLDVLTALNLVSKERRPTVIFAGDGRLHDVCIGRASDLGLLPWVRFIGRTDRVPELLSVIDVLLMPSEREGLPRSVLEALASGTPIIGARARGTAELLEGHGWLFDVGDTAELAQLLERVGSRASLPPLPAATFINRYSITESLSAYSQIVCRVTSSF; encoded by the coding sequence ATGCCTGAGAAAGACATGCCGTCAATGCATGTAGTCATCGCGGCTACGAGTGCAAATACCATCGCGGCGTTCCTCTTGCCTTACATCCGGTGGCACCGCAGGCGTGGGCACTACGTGACTACGGTGGCTGGCGCAGGGCTGATACCACCGGGCGCTTTGGAATCGGACAGTCACCTGCCCATCCACCTGAACAGGTCGCCAAAGTCGGCCCTGCGCGGCGGGATGCATCTATTTTGTGAGTTGCGGCGGGTGTCCAAGCCGGCCGACTTGGTCGTCACCCACACGCCAATCGTCTCCGCGCTATTACGTCTGGCCGTCCGCAGCCTCCCAGCTAGGGAACGTCCGAAGGTCATCTACATCGCACACGGTTTTCACTTTCACACTAACGGTAGGCCGGTCGCCAATCTGATATTCAAGCTAATTGAAGGCACTTGGTCAAGGTTTACTGATGCTGTCGTAACAATAAATCGAGAGGACTATCACTTAGCAACAACCTCGAGGCTATTCGCACGAGAGCGCGTGCACTACATGCCAGGCATCGGCATTAGTGTGGCTGACTACAGCAACGTAGCCCGCGATCGCAGCAGTGCCTTCGCACGCAGTCTGAGTGTGAACCAAGACGCTTCCCTTGTTGGGGTAATAGGCAACTTCGATCCGGGGAAGCGCCAGCTCGACGTCCTGACGGCGCTGAACTTGGTATCCAAGGAACGACGGCCCACTGTCATCTTCGCAGGGGACGGTCGCCTACATGATGTCTGTATAGGCAGGGCTTCCGACTTGGGGTTGCTACCCTGGGTTCGCTTTATAGGACGGACTGACAGGGTCCCCGAGCTTCTTTCCGTGATTGATGTGCTTCTAATGCCGAGCGAGCGCGAAGGCCTTCCTCGATCCGTCCTTGAGGCGCTTGCCTCGGGAACACCGATAATAGGGGCGCGAGCCAGGGGCACTGCTGAGCTTCTCGAGGGACACGGCTGGCTATTCGATGTAGGGGATACAGCCGAATTGGCTCAACTTCTAGAGCGCGTGGGGTCTCGGGCGAGTCTCCCGCCTCTGCCGGCCGCCACGTTCATCAATAGGTACTCGATAACCGAGTCGCTATCTGCATATAGCCAAATAGTTTGCCGCGTCACCTCATCTTTTTAG
- a CDS encoding polysaccharide pyruvyl transferase family protein codes for MPSNTKIPARLDQVLIAPYSANTNMGDEQLTEAAVDVAYRLGFDRIAVLHEPTSKPYMPQRRQVEPRNGFMKHPFSEPRTTGTDRLGAVRFVLEILALAIAWLAGPRSAQLPAFGMKRRRAISDIRASTCVIFKGGGYCHAYGPARDIAALIYLVHVAILARRLKVPYIFLPNSMGPFKGFLAKQIMRYVLSGALAIYLRESTSREYLHAHFPNLQACVVADMAYAIRPNPTERVERVMRDAGLTQAHALLGITARPIRPSEVSDAEWSEERYLESLKGVIRWGVSEGLQPVLITHVAGPRRSEDDRQVLRKLCNVDGRTVPWINSPDLSAEELAAVYGRLTILVATRFHSAIFASASGVPSVVVAYGGFKGRGTMKDMSLDEFCVDADAVTPADLVARTERLISQRAYAARTLAEWVRTTQDKHCAMRAEVAALLERKLRDA; via the coding sequence ATGCCCTCCAACACAAAAATACCGGCCCGTCTCGATCAAGTACTGATCGCCCCCTACTCGGCCAACACCAACATGGGCGACGAGCAGCTAACAGAAGCAGCGGTGGACGTTGCCTACCGACTGGGCTTCGACCGCATAGCAGTTCTTCACGAGCCAACTTCGAAGCCATATATGCCCCAACGCCGACAGGTGGAACCAAGGAACGGGTTCATGAAGCACCCCTTCTCGGAACCCCGAACTACCGGCACGGACCGCCTAGGAGCGGTGAGGTTCGTACTGGAAATCCTAGCGCTGGCTATAGCCTGGCTGGCCGGACCAAGATCCGCACAGCTACCTGCATTTGGAATGAAGAGGCGGAGAGCAATATCAGACATCAGGGCTAGCACCTGCGTGATCTTCAAGGGCGGCGGTTACTGCCATGCGTACGGTCCGGCCCGGGACATAGCCGCCCTCATCTATCTAGTGCATGTGGCCATCCTCGCAAGGCGCCTCAAAGTTCCGTATATTTTCCTGCCAAACTCTATGGGGCCATTCAAGGGATTTCTGGCCAAACAAATCATGCGATACGTCCTGAGCGGGGCTCTTGCAATCTACTTGAGGGAGTCTACGTCTCGCGAGTACCTGCATGCGCACTTCCCAAATCTTCAAGCTTGCGTGGTGGCCGATATGGCTTATGCCATCCGCCCGAACCCTACTGAGAGGGTCGAGCGGGTCATGAGAGATGCCGGCCTTACGCAGGCGCACGCACTGCTGGGCATCACTGCGCGACCTATCCGCCCCTCTGAGGTATCGGATGCCGAATGGAGCGAAGAGCGCTACCTCGAAAGCCTAAAGGGTGTCATTCGATGGGGGGTTAGCGAGGGTCTCCAACCGGTCCTGATCACCCATGTCGCAGGGCCCAGACGAAGCGAGGACGACAGGCAAGTGCTTCGCAAATTGTGTAACGTCGACGGTAGAACTGTACCGTGGATCAATTCCCCCGACTTGTCTGCCGAAGAACTGGCGGCGGTTTATGGGCGCCTAACTATACTAGTGGCGACGAGGTTTCATTCGGCCATTTTCGCGAGTGCGTCGGGGGTACCTAGCGTCGTCGTTGCCTACGGGGGTTTCAAAGGCCGAGGGACGATGAAGGATATGTCGCTTGATGAGTTCTGCGTTGACGCCGACGCCGTGACCCCAGCTGATTTGGTGGCACGAACCGAGCGCCTGATTTCGCAGCGAGCGTACGCGGCTCGCACCCTCGCCGAATGGGTGCGCACGACTCAGGATAAACACTGCGCGATGCGAGCCGAAGTTGCTGCGCTGCTAGAGCGAAAGCTCCGAGATGCCTGA
- a CDS encoding lipopolysaccharide biosynthesis protein, with translation MLIIGAGANVAGRFEIASTDQRGLHLALQLNAYLALLLGLACLVLTPPVAFAAQLVAGQSSSLVTALACSVYSFSLVVVRQWRDASLALGATVATLKTGAAALVFAAVVGFSAAATREVPAVLLAASAVFTIEALTLASPLRRLGGGSHSRPGISQMWRVYRAGWRAAPATLGQAAALRLDRLILGVLGTPRQLGVYAAAVAVSEVVWAVSVGLAQYGFSKESLTEPRTLLRRSFAVSAIMAAGVGAAAPIGIPLLFGPAYAPAVPLLWLLLPASVLLGLYHVVSHQMWNRGDFRMPSRISAVGAAGLLVGSITLIPVWGMWGAAAATTASYGLMGLWSFRHFRMHSSAGSGGIPE, from the coding sequence ATGCTCATTATCGGGGCGGGGGCGAATGTGGCCGGCCGCTTTGAGATCGCTTCCACTGATCAGCGCGGCCTACACCTAGCGCTACAGCTTAATGCATACTTAGCTCTATTGCTGGGCCTCGCCTGCCTCGTCTTGACTCCCCCAGTAGCATTCGCGGCCCAACTCGTTGCGGGGCAATCGTCCTCGTTGGTGACCGCATTAGCTTGTTCGGTTTATTCTTTTTCCCTGGTCGTCGTGCGTCAGTGGCGCGACGCGAGTCTAGCTCTGGGCGCCACGGTAGCGACCCTGAAAACCGGTGCCGCTGCGCTAGTCTTTGCCGCGGTCGTCGGCTTTAGCGCAGCCGCAACTCGGGAGGTTCCTGCCGTTCTTCTTGCCGCGTCCGCGGTCTTCACTATCGAGGCTCTAACCCTTGCCAGCCCCCTACGGAGATTGGGGGGGGGCTCACATAGTCGCCCTGGAATCTCTCAGATGTGGCGCGTCTACAGGGCAGGTTGGCGGGCGGCTCCAGCAACGCTCGGTCAGGCGGCGGCGCTTCGGCTTGATCGGCTTATCCTCGGCGTTCTCGGCACGCCCAGGCAGCTCGGTGTGTACGCAGCTGCCGTGGCAGTTTCCGAGGTCGTGTGGGCGGTATCGGTTGGGCTCGCGCAGTATGGATTCTCAAAAGAGTCCCTCACTGAACCTCGAACCCTCTTGCGCAGGAGCTTTGCCGTTAGCGCGATAATGGCGGCGGGGGTCGGCGCCGCAGCCCCGATTGGCATTCCACTTCTTTTCGGTCCGGCCTACGCGCCGGCAGTTCCGCTTCTCTGGCTGCTCCTGCCCGCCTCGGTGCTACTCGGCCTCTATCACGTCGTGAGTCACCAGATGTGGAATCGAGGGGACTTCCGTATGCCGTCGCGCATTTCTGCCGTTGGAGCCGCTGGATTGCTCGTGGGGTCTATAACGCTAATTCCAGTTTGGGGAATGTGGGGAGCGGCCGCTGCTACAACCGCAAGTTACGGCCTCATGGGCCTGTGGAGTTTTCGTCACTTCAGGATGCATTCGTCTGCCGGGTCCGGCGGCATTCCTGAATGA
- a CDS encoding IS256 family transposase → MAHYESALSDLAQQLTGTDASLASSLSDILTAAMQELIEAELTARIGAEPGERSPTRLAQRNGHRPKLLSTPAGDVEVGIPKLRKGSFFPELLEPRRRIDKALWAVIMTAYITGTSTRKVDDLVKALGCDTGISKSTVSRICKLIDDDVTVLRTRRLDHQPFVYVWLDATYLHVREHGQVVSKAVVIATGLRADGHREVLGVDVGDSENETFWTEFLRDLKERGLAGVKLVISDAHAGLKAAIRKVLQGSGWQRCRVHAMRNLLAVARSQQRAVISALIRTIFAQPDRDAAIGQLRSVVDQLTRIAPNVAERLQAMEDDLLAYTGFPPSHWPKIWSNNPIERLNRELKRRTDVVQIFPNVESVIRLVGALLVEINDEMIAADRRYIAAGSVAALLDDKDRLPSLPAAPRT, encoded by the coding sequence ATGGCCCACTACGAGTCTGCCCTATCCGATCTTGCTCAGCAGCTGACCGGCACCGACGCGTCGCTGGCCAGCTCGCTGTCCGACATCCTCACCGCGGCGATGCAGGAGCTGATCGAGGCCGAGCTCACGGCCAGGATCGGTGCCGAGCCGGGCGAGCGGTCACCGACCCGGTTGGCGCAGCGCAACGGGCATCGGCCCAAGCTGCTGTCGACCCCGGCTGGGGATGTCGAGGTCGGCATCCCGAAGCTGCGCAAGGGCAGCTTCTTCCCGGAACTGCTCGAGCCGCGCCGGCGGATCGACAAGGCGCTGTGGGCGGTGATCATGACCGCCTATATCACGGGCACCTCGACCCGGAAGGTCGACGACCTGGTCAAGGCGCTGGGCTGCGACACCGGCATCTCCAAGTCCACGGTGTCGCGGATCTGCAAGCTGATTGATGACGACGTCACCGTGCTGCGTACCCGTCGGCTGGATCATCAGCCGTTCGTGTACGTGTGGCTGGACGCGACCTACCTGCATGTGCGTGAGCACGGCCAGGTCGTGTCCAAAGCGGTCGTGATCGCCACCGGGCTGCGTGCTGACGGGCACCGCGAAGTCCTCGGCGTGGATGTCGGCGACAGCGAGAACGAGACGTTTTGGACCGAGTTCCTCCGCGACCTCAAAGAGCGCGGTTTGGCCGGCGTGAAGCTGGTCATCTCCGACGCGCACGCGGGGTTGAAGGCCGCCATCCGCAAGGTCCTGCAAGGCTCTGGCTGGCAGCGCTGCCGGGTACATGCGATGCGCAACCTGCTCGCGGTCGCCCGCTCCCAGCAGCGGGCGGTGATCTCGGCACTGATCCGCACCATCTTCGCCCAACCCGACCGCGACGCCGCAATCGGCCAGCTGCGCTCGGTCGTCGACCAGCTGACACGGATCGCCCCCAACGTGGCCGAGCGGCTGCAGGCAATGGAAGACGACCTGCTGGCCTACACCGGCTTCCCGCCCTCGCACTGGCCCAAGATCTGGTCCAACAACCCGATCGAACGGCTCAACCGTGAACTCAAGCGCCGCACCGACGTCGTGCAGATCTTCCCCAACGTCGAGTCCGTCATCCGCCTCGTCGGCGCACTGCTGGTCGAGATCAACGACGAAATGATCGCCGCCGACCGCCGCTACATCGCGGCCGGATCCGTCGCCGCGCTCCTCGACGACAAAGACCGTCTACCGTCCCTGCCCGCAGCACCCCGCACCTGA